CACTGACATAGATTCCCATGCGGACTCTGAAATTGACAACATCCCAAAACtgaaaaggacaaaaagcaTTATTGTAAGTCATGAccatttgtagtttttttgtttatcttttttactTGCCAGAAGAATAATCACATTCTAAACTTATTTCACAGATGGATGTAATACCAGATTTCACAAAAGCCCTCTTTGATTCGAGTGAAGACAGCGCATCAGCAATCCCAGGTCCATCAACCTCCCTTTCTTACAGACCAAGGAGAAAACCTTACAAACATGTGAgcatgaattttctttttaactactTCTCTGAGGAATTTGCTtgtaataaataattattttagagCTTTTGGTTTCAAAATTGAACTTGTTCTTTCTTCTAAACATGCTGACACCaacttttaatatattttagagggcctatatcatgcaaaatccactttttacaaaaaccaCTGCAAAGTGGTATCCGTTCATGCATCTCTAAACATTCCTTTAAAACCCTGCTGTCTGAGTACCagtccctcccaatccacgaaaatgaGCAGGTCCTCACAATGATACGTATAAACATGAAAGAACAGCGAAGAGTTTGCACTGCCAGCACAGCCCCCAGGCTAAGACACGCCTGCTTTCTCCACTGAGCGAGCAGGGTCGGCTTTCATTTTAGCATCGACTCTGAGAAGTGGTTCTTCATGCACCTAATCTGCAGAGAGAACAATAGCTCACTGCCAAGGCtggctctaggttgacatcataaaaggcggagcctcataGATTGAGGCATATAATTTCCTAGTAGAAAAAGAAGCTTGCAAAAATGACTcgtatttcataaaaaaaatgttctttagtgtgccaaaatgaacattttatcaTGTATATGGATAGTTTACTCAGAAAGGATTCTAAacagcatgatataggccctttaatgacAAAGGCCTAAATGATCCAACAACCTGTCCTTAGATGCATCTGCttggttattttttaatgttcagaacattattattatgttttttagaGTTATTGATCTTGTATGAGATACTGCAAATAATGATATACAGTGTtggacaaaatagttggtacccctcggttaaagaaagaaagtccacaatgctcactgaaatgacttgaatcattcaaaagtaacaataaattaagatttattgaaaattaaattatcgaaatcagccattacttttgtgtcgttgattaacagaattatttaaaaaaaaaaaactaatgaaatagggctggaaaaaaatcatggtacccataacttcatatttttttgcacaaccttttgaggcaatcactgcaatgaaatggtttctgtatttgccaatgagccttctgcacctgtccacaggtattttggcccacacctcatgagcaaactgctccagttgtctcaggtttgacgggtgtcttttCTAAATGGCATGTTTTAGCtgcttccacagatgttcaatgggattcagatctgggctcatagaaggccacttcagaatagtccatcgcttttctctcagccattcttgggggttttggctgtgtgttttggatcgttgtcctgttggaagacccatgacctgcgactgagaccaaactctctgacactaagcagcacatttctatccagaatgccttgataatctggagattaCATTTGACCTTCACAACTTCaggacaccctgtgccagatgcagcaaagcagcccaaaaacagaactgagcctcctccatgtttcacagtagggataGTGTTCTTTTCGTTGAATGCTTgattttgagtctaccaacatagagctgatgtgccttaccaaaaagctccagttttgtctcatctgtccaaaggacattttcccagaagctttgtggcttgtatacaaatgcatttttgcaaattccagtctggcttttttagcatttactttcaacagtggtgtcctccttggtcgtctcccatgaggtccactctggctcaaacaacgacgaatagtgcgatctgacactgatgtatcTTGATCTGGGTGTttacctttaatgtctttggaggttgttctgggctctttggatacagttccaactagcCGTCTCCTCCATTtatcatcaattttcctcttccgtccagggaggttggctactgtcccgtgggtcttaaacttcagaataatatgtgccactgtggtcacaggaacttcaagctgcttagagatggttttatagcctttacctttaccatgtttgtctataattgtttttctaatgtcctgggtcagttctctccttggctttctgttgtccatgttcagtttGGTTCACatcttttcaccaaacagcaacgtgactatttgtctccctttaaataggcagactgactgattatgggtttgaaaacagttgtgatgtcagttaaaggacatacctgagttcatcatgaccccctggacaattagttctcagtcttttatggaggtaccataatttttgtccagccctatttcagtagttttttttaaataattctgttaatcaacaactcaaaagtaatggctgattttaattatttaattttcaatacattttaatttattgttacttttgaatgtttcaagtcatttcagtgaacattgtggactttctttctttaactgaggggtcccaacaattttgtccaccactgtaaaaATCTGTCTATAAAAGTAACTCTGTTCTTGTAAAGTATATTGatgtatttgtgaaaaaaactatttaactaATTATCTAAACACTCATTTGACAGTTCTTTTTTGATCAAGCTTTCACATTAATGGAAAAAGAAATTTGAAGATTAATtttcatttgccttttttttctttttaagaccaGAGCAATtgatttatcatcagatgaatCAAGTGGAGCTAGTGACCAAGAATATATTCCAAATCCAAGGGAGGAAAGCACAGACAGTGATGCTAGCATGGAATCtgaaagtaaaagaaagaaggaaatcaGACAAACGCATAGCAAGAGGCCTTTCAAGAAGACCCAGCAAAAGGGTAGAAAGAGAAAATGCCTCAAAGGTAATCTGGAAAGTACACAAAAGCCCACAGATGGCAGACAGGATGCAAGTACAGATAGTGACAAAGAATTTACGAGTCCCAGGGAGCAAAGCACAGACAGTGATGCTagaatggaaaacaaaagtaatagaaaaaagaaagcaattaAACGAACGTATAGCAAGAGGACAAACGTTGAAGCTAATCTTGAAGGTACACAAAAACCAACATCTGACAGACAGAATGCAAGTGAACATGTAACGTCAACTCTTGAAGAACAGCCATCAATCTTTGTTAATCCGGTTTTAAAAAAGCAGGATGGCTCAAGAAGTTACAACAAGAAACATTACTGCTTTTACTGTGGACAGCTAGTTCAAAAGATGTCAAGGCATTTGATCCGTAGGCATAATGACAAAATTGATGTGATAAAAGCCACAAGCTTtccaaaaaactcaaaagaaagaCGTATACAGCTAGATTATATTAGGAATAAAGGTAACTTTCAACATAACAAAGAGGTTATGGAAATAAGTCAAGGCAAACTCATTCCCTggaaacaaccaaaaaataaagctaaaggAGAAGAATTTGCTCATTGTGTCTACTGCTATGGGCTTTTTACAAAACGTGTGATGTGGCGTCATTTTCAGGTCTGCAACTTTAAGCCAAAGGAAAACTCTTCAAAACCAGGTAAAACAAGAGTCCAAGCTTTGTGTGCATTTGCAGAGCCTGCTCCACCTGGTTTCCCTGATGCTTATTGGAAATTCCTAAGTGAAATGAATCAGGACAGTGTAGCTGTTGCAGTAAAGAAAGATCACTACCTCCTATTGTATGGTAACAGATTGTTTCATAAGAACAAGAAAGTAATTTCTCAACATCAGTACATAAGACAAAAGCTCAGAGAGCTTGGAAGATTTCTACTGGAATCAAATAAAGTTTCACCTGTCAAGACCATCAAGGACCTCATCAAACCAGAGAAATACAGTCAAGTTGTGACTGCTGCCAGATCCCTGGCAGGATTTAATGAAGAAACAGGCCAATATCATCACCCGTCACTTGCACGAAAAGTCGGACACAGCTTACATTCTTTTGCTATGTTTGTAAAGTCTGAAGGACTAAAATCTCGGGACAAACAAGCTGTACAGGATGCTGAGCAATTTGCACAGCTGTACCAAGAAAGTTGGCGGTTTGATATCGCAAGTCAGGCACTAACCCAACTTGATCAGGCTAAATGGAATTCTCCTCAACTCTTACCATTCACAGAGGATGTTCAGCAACTTCACTGCTATTTatcagaaaaacagcaacaccAGTTGAGTGCCCTGAATCAAGAGTCTTCTCCTATAAACTGGAAAGACCTGGCAAAAGTGACACTAGCACAAATTATTCTCTTCAATCGCCGGAGATCAGGAGAGGTATCCAGGATGCCTTTGTCAGCATACTTATCAAAGGACTTGTCAGACAACTGCAAAGATACCAATTTGGCTCTTACCACACTTGAGCAAAAACTTTGCAAACATTTTGTGAGAATCACAATTGCAGGAAAGAGGGGAAGGAAAGTTGCTGTTCTTTTGACACCACTTATGAGAGAGTCCCTTGATGTGCTAACCAAGAAGAGAGAAGATTGCGGTGTGCTGAGTGAAAATGGGTATTTGTTTGCTTTGCCGCATTCTTTTCATTACCTCAGAGGGTCAGATTGCATACGACAGTTCGTGAATGAATGCAGTGGGCTAAAAAATCCCACAGCACTTACCTCAACAAAGCTCCGGAAACACATTGCTACGATGTCCACAGTTTTAAATCTTAAGACCACAGAACTAGACCAGCTGGCAGACTTCCTCGGTCATAACATCGAAGTCCACCGAAAGCACTACCGTCTTCCAGAGGGCACCCTTCAACTGGCAAAAATAAGCAAGGTTCTTTTGGCGCTGGAGCAGGGACGCCTTGGAGAATATAAAGGGAAGAGTTTGGATGAAATTCATCTTGATGTGAACGGTATTTAATTAAGAGATTAAAAAATTTTTGTTCAtagattttttcattttaagactCTCACCTCCCCTCTTTTGACTTTGTTCCATTGAAATTCAGCATGATAACTTATGTATACTGTATATATCTTCTTACATGAAACTTTTTCTCTCAcaatttttagaaataattgAATTGGATGGAACACCACAACAGGAAATGGAAGGTATGTTGATACTCCTAACTAGGGCTGAACAAAATAAGGAAAACtagcgatatgcgatattagtgatcaatattgctaCAACGATTTAACTTGCAATGTATgaataaatagcaaaaaaaacaaaagcatcatttccattttactgcagtttaatttaaataagagtcaacataccttaaattacactttaaATGAAACTAGTCTACATGGGAGGCGAGCATCTAATATAAAAGGGGTCCATCCGACTGGTCAATTATATAAAGGGGTTCATCCGACTGGTCAAATgcaaaaatggatttatttgattcgctAAATACTAgtggtgtgacgataaccgcatcactgCAGTGATGACTCAtcactgcatgtttttttttaaagttatgcatatggtgcgtgattggaactatactaaacacattaaacacattcatctttgctgataatttactttttcagcTAGTCCTGTATTCATacttcaagggcttctgggggaaaccttttattactgctctccttcactccctgcacCACGGCTCTCACCCCTTCTATTTATTAAACCGCTCCAG
The sequence above is drawn from the Oryzias latipes chromosome 2, ASM223467v1 genome and encodes:
- the LOC105357411 gene encoding uncharacterized protein LOC105357411 isoform X1, with the translated sequence MGKKNQRMKKKKRRIQPASDQTESLVSVPQEITTEVVALKAGDSKPEAQKLLHDQTESHVSAPQEITTEVVALKAGDSKPEAQKLLHDQTESHVSAPQEITTEVVALKAGDSKPEAQKLLPDQTESHVSAPQEITTEVVALKAGDSKPEAQKLLHDQTESHVSALQEITEHKNPHVYPLGDSDTVVTDIDSHADSEIDNIPKLKRTKSIIMDVIPDFTKALFDSSEDSASAIPGPSTSLSYRPRRKPYKHTRAIDLSSDESSGASDQEYIPNPREESTDSDASMESESKRKKEIRQTHSKRPFKKTQQKGRKRKCLKGNLESTQKPTDGRQDASTDSDKEFTSPREQSTDSDARMENKSNRKKKAIKRTYSKRTNVEANLEGTQKPTSDRQNASEHVTSTLEEQPSIFVNPVLKKQDGSRSYNKKHYCFYCGQLVQKMSRHLIRRHNDKIDVIKATSFPKNSKERRIQLDYIRNKGNFQHNKEVMEISQGKLIPWKQPKNKAKGEEFAHCVYCYGLFTKRVMWRHFQVCNFKPKENSSKPGKTRVQALCAFAEPAPPGFPDAYWKFLSEMNQDSVAVAVKKDHYLLLYGNRLFHKNKKVISQHQYIRQKLRELGRFLLESNKVSPVKTIKDLIKPEKYSQVVTAARSLAGFNEETGQYHHPSLARKVGHSLHSFAMFVKSEGLKSRDKQAVQDAEQFAQLYQESWRFDIASQALTQLDQAKWNSPQLLPFTEDVQQLHCYLSEKQQHQLSALNQESSPINWKDLAKVTLAQIILFNRRRSGEVSRMPLSAYLSKDLSDNCKDTNLALTTLEQKLCKHFVRITIAGKRGRKVAVLLTPLMRESLDVLTKKREDCGVLSENGYLFALPHSFHYLRGSDCIRQFVNECSGLKNPTALTSTKLRKHIATMSTVLNLKTTELDQLADFLGHNIEVHRKHYRLPEGTLQLAKISKVLLALEQGRLGEYKGKSLDEIHLDVNEIIELDGTPQQEMEDQEIDPMEIQVPEDVNIPECTSTKEGSNHTNQARPFGKKERQTTVKRPWTTEECAAVEKHLKKYIVLNQVPGKLDCELCISAEPESLKNRDWKAVKYYVKNRITSVKRKCR